A stretch of the Corvus moneduloides isolate bCorMon1 chromosome 8, bCorMon1.pri, whole genome shotgun sequence genome encodes the following:
- the NKX1-2 gene encoding LOW QUALITY PROTEIN: NK1 transcription factor-related protein 2 (The sequence of the model RefSeq protein was modified relative to this genomic sequence to represent the inferred CDS: deleted 3 bases in 2 codons) produces MEGGARCAPAESAAGRGRGGGVPMAALPPPLPPPRRRPLRLPGRPSSPPLTPRRQRRACGSGAARLRARRCAPPAPRWEPAGLREARRWGGMPECPDRGAKAAPIHHKISFSILDILDPQKFSRRREPAAGSWGSTPRSGEREKSLGRVEVGKDAAAPGSGRNKLEAHDVHAPPESGAEDAGQERDEEDPSGDGTGTGSPPGPEEPGSPRSARRRRAEPGCGKPRRARTAFTYEQLVALENKFRATRYLSVCERLSLALSLSLTETQVKIWFQNRRTKWKKQHPGADGAAPAASPAAAAGGGSPSPPGPAALPFQTFPSYAAANVLVPPAAPFPLGAGPVAPFLSPAYLGPFYAPHL; encoded by the exons atggagggaggcgCCCGCTGCGCCCCCGCGGAG AgcgcggcggggagggggcgcgggggcggcgtGCCAATGGCTGCGCTgccccctcctctgcccccaccccgccgccggcccctcCGCCTCCCCGGCCGACCCTCCTCCCCGCCGCTCACTCCGCGCCGCCAGCGCCGAGCGTGCGGCTCGGGAGCGGCCCGGCTCCGCGCCCGGCGCTGcgctccgccggctccgcgcTGGGAGCCAGCAGGTCTCCGGGAAGCGCGGAGG TGGGGTGGGATGCCGGAATGCCCGGACCGCGGGGCCAAGGCGGCCCCCATCCATCATAAAATCTCCTTCTCCATCTTAGACATCCTGGATCCCCAGAAATTCAGCAGAAGACGCGAACCGGCCGcggggagctggggcagcaccCCCCGCTCGGGCGAGCGGGAGAAAAGTTTGGGAAGAGTTGAAGTAGGAAAGGACGCTGCTGCTCCCGGCAGCGGGAGGAATAAACTAGAGGCACATG ATGTGCACGCCCCGCCGGAGAGCGGCGCCGAGGACGCGGGGCAGGAGCGCGACGAGGAGGACCCGAGCGGGGACGGGACCGGCACCGGGAGCCCGCCCGGGCCGGAGGAGCCGGGCTCGCCGCGGAgcgcccggcggcggcgggcagAGCCGGGCTGCGGGAAGCCGCGGCGGGCGCGCACCGCCTTCACCTACGAGCAGCTGGTGGCCCTGGAGAACAAGTTCCGAGCCACGCGGTACCTGTCGGTCTGCGAGCGCCTCAGCCTGGCGCTGTCCCTCAGCCTCACCGAGACGCAGGTGAAGATCTGGTTCCAGAACCGCCGCACCAAGTGGAAGAAGCAGCACCCGGGCGCCGACGGGGCGGCCCCCGCAGCAtcccccgcggcggcggcgggcggcggcagTCCCagcccgccgggccccgccgctcTGCCCTTCCAGACTTTCCCTTCCTACGCCGCCGCCAACGTGCTGGTGCCGCCGGCCGCCCCCTTCCCGCTGGGCGCTGGCCCCGTCGCGCCCTTCCTGAGCCCCGCGTACCTCGGTCCGTTCTACGCCCCGCACCTCTGA